From Halotia branconii CENA392, the proteins below share one genomic window:
- a CDS encoding 3-oxoacyl-ACP synthase III family protein, whose amino-acid sequence MIYLPVGIRSIAVNFPSIIRTNDYWRENYPDVVATAEQKSLSKVFSPADATPSNKFEQEMTPYLKDPFRGTIERRILSADESSLTLEYGAAKEAIAAAQMSPKDIDLMIVASLWPENILPGNAAFLASQLGLYGAAWNLDSTCSNAMVALQNATALVRTGEYRNVLVVISCTYSRFTDENDTLSWFFGDGAGAFVVAPLRSNQGILSTKIINTSATCGTFYNELTTNAEGKPRMLIRAAKNTNRVLSETAVDYLRECCLGAMIAAGVTLDEIKFFAFNTPTAWYSRLCTEALGIEPERTINLYPHYANIGPMLPIANLYHGVQLGKIHENDLVLVYTIGSVSNAAATVMRWGNVALGSAPVTLANLTVRLPNLVLT is encoded by the coding sequence ATGATTTATCTACCAGTTGGTATTCGCTCAATTGCCGTCAACTTTCCTAGCATCATTCGCACAAATGATTATTGGCGAGAAAATTACCCTGATGTAGTTGCAACAGCCGAGCAAAAAAGCTTATCAAAAGTATTTTCACCTGCTGATGCCACTCCCAGTAATAAATTTGAACAAGAGATGACACCATATCTCAAAGACCCTTTTCGTGGCACTATTGAGCGCCGGATACTGAGTGCGGATGAGTCTTCACTTACATTAGAGTATGGCGCAGCCAAAGAAGCGATCGCAGCTGCCCAAATGTCTCCTAAAGACATCGATTTGATGATTGTTGCTTCACTTTGGCCAGAAAATATTTTACCTGGGAATGCTGCCTTTCTTGCTAGTCAACTTGGTCTGTATGGTGCGGCTTGGAATCTTGATTCTACCTGTTCTAATGCTATGGTGGCGCTGCAAAATGCTACTGCCCTGGTACGAACTGGAGAGTACCGTAATGTACTAGTTGTAATCTCTTGCACCTATTCTCGCTTTACTGACGAAAACGATACCCTCTCATGGTTTTTTGGTGACGGTGCTGGAGCCTTTGTAGTTGCACCACTCAGATCAAATCAAGGAATCTTGAGTACTAAAATTATCAATACATCTGCAACTTGTGGGACTTTCTATAACGAATTAACCACGAATGCTGAAGGCAAGCCAAGGATGTTAATTCGAGCAGCCAAGAATACTAATAGGGTATTGAGTGAAACTGCTGTGGATTACTTGCGTGAATGTTGCTTGGGTGCGATGATTGCTGCTGGTGTCACCCTTGATGAAATTAAATTTTTTGCTTTCAATACACCTACTGCTTGGTATTCGCGTCTCTGCACAGAAGCACTGGGAATTGAGCCAGAACGAACAATTAACCTTTATCCCCACTATGCAAACATTGGGCCAATGCTGCCCATCGCTAATCTTTACCACGGCGTACAATTAGGCAAGATTCACGAAAACGATTTAGTTCTTGTATACACCATTGGTTCAGTATCCAACGCTGCTGCCACTGTCATGCGCTGGGGCAATGTTGCTCTAGGGTCAGCACCTGTCACCTTAGCTAACTTAACGGTTAGGTTGCCAAATCTAGTACTCACTTAA
- a CDS encoding ScyA-related TPP-binding enzyme → MNIKTLTKTSNSLKQLSRNTAIPSNLISIEKTKDWTVAAALVKILEDLGVRYAFGLFGGGITPLVASLEQSSIQVLQFRHEAGAAFAAIESYFASGDPVVVFSTTGPGITNALTGLFAARWEGAKIIFLSPSTSAIQRGRWAFQETSSYTMSNTGIFTSGTLFHYATTVECSSELPEIAHRLALGLGKPGGFVGHISIPRPIQTSQLTTSLPRINFSQSPVTAGEDTICKSLQLLCEGSFAIWVGFGARGAAAEIRQLAERTNAAVMTSSRGKGIFPEDHPQFIGVTGFGGHSSVLEYMQDQRPLRVLVLGTRLSEFTSFWSPVMVPSRGFVHVDIDSEVPGTAYPSAETFSVQSDVGAFVKALLKYFPEPSRPSPMLPLPRPQYEVIEPRVNGQVRPEILMDAIQKIIVENSDAVVITEAGNSFAWGTHTLRFATPGRYRVSTGFGSMGHAGTGVLGAALARNRKAVAILGDGAMLMNSEISTAVKHKIPAVWIVLNDARYNMCDQGMNMEGFYGVDADIESTDFVMIARGMGADGIRVHNESDLVAALETALTSIVPFVVDVIIDPTRPAPIGSRINSLISQ, encoded by the coding sequence GTGAATATCAAAACTCTGACCAAAACCTCAAATTCTTTAAAGCAGTTATCCAGAAATACTGCTATTCCATCCAATCTCATATCAATTGAAAAAACCAAAGATTGGACTGTTGCAGCAGCTTTAGTCAAAATCTTAGAAGATTTGGGAGTTCGCTATGCTTTTGGCCTATTTGGCGGCGGAATTACCCCCCTTGTAGCCAGCCTAGAGCAAAGCTCAATTCAAGTACTGCAATTTCGTCATGAAGCCGGAGCCGCATTTGCAGCTATTGAGTCTTACTTTGCTAGCGGAGATCCTGTGGTCGTATTCAGCACAACCGGCCCAGGTATTACTAACGCCCTAACTGGACTATTTGCTGCTCGTTGGGAAGGAGCAAAAATCATTTTCTTATCACCTTCCACCTCTGCAATCCAACGTGGACGCTGGGCTTTTCAAGAAACCAGTTCTTACACCATGTCTAATACAGGCATTTTTACATCAGGAACATTATTTCACTATGCCACCACAGTTGAATGCAGCTCAGAACTTCCAGAAATTGCTCACAGACTCGCCCTAGGTTTAGGAAAACCAGGTGGTTTTGTCGGACATATCAGTATTCCTAGACCAATCCAAACAAGTCAGTTGACAACATCATTACCTCGCATTAATTTTTCTCAATCTCCCGTGACAGCTGGAGAAGATACTATCTGTAAATCTTTACAACTGCTATGTGAGGGGTCATTTGCCATCTGGGTAGGATTTGGTGCTAGAGGTGCAGCCGCAGAAATTCGCCAACTTGCCGAAAGAACCAACGCTGCGGTGATGACCTCATCCCGTGGTAAGGGGATATTTCCTGAAGATCATCCTCAGTTTATTGGTGTCACAGGCTTTGGCGGACATAGTTCTGTTTTGGAATATATGCAAGACCAGCGTCCTTTGCGTGTATTAGTTTTGGGAACTAGGCTCAGTGAATTTACTTCATTTTGGAGTCCGGTTATGGTTCCCTCACGCGGGTTTGTACACGTAGATATCGACTCCGAAGTGCCGGGAACTGCTTATCCATCGGCGGAGACATTCTCAGTTCAATCTGATGTCGGAGCTTTTGTTAAGGCTTTATTGAAGTATTTTCCAGAACCTTCTCGTCCATCACCAATGTTACCCCTACCCCGTCCTCAATATGAGGTAATTGAGCCTCGTGTAAATGGTCAGGTACGCCCTGAAATCCTCATGGATGCTATTCAAAAAATAATTGTTGAAAACAGCGATGCCGTAGTCATTACTGAGGCCGGTAACTCCTTTGCTTGGGGAACCCACACACTACGATTTGCTACACCAGGGCGCTATCGCGTCAGTACCGGGTTTGGCTCAATGGGACACGCTGGTACAGGTGTATTAGGTGCTGCACTGGCGCGAAATCGTAAAGCTGTTGCCATTCTTGGTGATGGTGCAATGCTGATGAACAGTGAAATCAGTACCGCTGTCAAACACAAAATTCCCGCTGTCTGGATTGTCCTCAATGATGCACGTTATAACATGTGCGATCAAGGCATGAACATGGAAGGCTTTTACGGTGTAGATGCAGATATTGAAAGCACAGATTTCGTCATGATTGCCCGTGGTATGGGAGCCGATGGCATTCGTGTACATAACGAATCTGATCTTGTAGCAGCTCTCGAAACAGCTCTAACTTCGATTGTCCCATTCGTAGTTGATGTCATTATCGATCCAACTCGACCAGCCCCCATCGGTAGCCGCATTAACAGCCTCATTAGTCAATAA
- a CDS encoding class I adenylate-forming enzyme family protein — translation MNIAQNVELACYLFPNKPALIFEETSFTYQELDEMANRIANGLRGLGIRRGDRIALFLPNIPEFVISYLGILKIGAIAVSINVMFKSDEVSYILNDCAAKIIITTELQSQYVQEADLPQLRHILIAEGTAKKGISLTQIMANASFEARAIEMDRHAPASILYTSGTTGFPKGATLSHSNVLFNSYCANSCYRIQKSDRLLLYLPLFHCFGQNAILNAGLSACATIILQRRFEPERVLQTITDHQITMLFGVPTVFIKLLNMDTSQYNLQNIRYYFSAAAPMPLEVAKNWYQKYKLVIHEGYGLTETSPFATYNHKQKYKLGSVGTPIANVEMKVVDGQGDQVPTGELGEIAIKGANVMLGYWNRPFETAQVMKNGWFHTGDIGKTDEEGFFYIVDRLKDMINVSGFKVYPSEVENVIYQHPAIAEVAVYGVGDRLKNEIVKANIVQKIGYAITEQQIIDFCSQRMATYKIPRVIKFVDTIPKNSTGKVLKRVLRQQSTSQLAVVTH, via the coding sequence ATGAATATTGCCCAAAATGTAGAGCTTGCTTGTTACCTTTTTCCCAATAAACCAGCCCTCATCTTTGAAGAAACATCTTTCACTTACCAAGAACTAGATGAGATGGCAAACCGTATTGCTAACGGTTTGCGTGGTTTAGGAATTAGGCGGGGAGATCGGATCGCTTTATTTTTACCAAATATCCCTGAGTTTGTCATTTCTTATCTTGGCATTCTCAAAATTGGTGCGATCGCTGTCTCAATTAATGTCATGTTCAAAAGTGACGAAGTCAGCTATATCCTCAACGATTGTGCTGCCAAAATCATCATTACAACAGAACTACAAAGTCAGTATGTCCAAGAAGCAGATTTACCTCAACTGCGACACATTTTAATAGCAGAAGGTACAGCTAAAAAAGGTATTAGTCTCACACAAATCATGGCCAATGCTTCTTTTGAAGCACGTGCCATTGAAATGGATCGTCATGCTCCTGCCAGTATCCTCTATACATCAGGTACAACAGGTTTTCCGAAAGGAGCGACATTATCTCATAGCAATGTACTTTTTAACAGCTATTGTGCTAACTCTTGTTATCGCATTCAAAAGAGCGATCGCCTACTACTTTACTTACCTTTATTCCATTGTTTTGGTCAAAATGCCATTTTGAATGCTGGTCTATCTGCCTGTGCAACTATTATCTTACAACGTCGGTTTGAACCAGAACGAGTCCTCCAAACTATTACCGATCATCAAATAACAATGTTGTTTGGTGTGCCGACTGTATTCATCAAACTGCTGAATATGGATACCTCACAATACAATCTCCAAAATATCCGTTATTACTTTTCAGCAGCCGCGCCCATGCCTTTAGAAGTGGCAAAGAATTGGTATCAAAAATATAAACTTGTCATTCATGAGGGTTATGGTTTAACTGAAACATCACCATTTGCAACTTATAATCACAAACAAAAATATAAGTTAGGTAGTGTAGGAACTCCCATTGCAAATGTGGAAATGAAAGTTGTTGATGGTCAGGGTGATCAAGTACCAACAGGGGAATTAGGCGAAATAGCAATCAAAGGAGCAAACGTCATGCTTGGTTATTGGAATCGCCCTTTTGAAACCGCGCAAGTCATGAAAAATGGTTGGTTCCATACTGGTGATATTGGTAAAACAGACGAAGAGGGTTTTTTCTACATAGTTGATCGCTTAAAAGATATGATCAATGTTTCTGGATTTAAAGTTTATCCCAGCGAAGTTGAAAATGTAATTTATCAACATCCAGCGATCGCAGAAGTAGCTGTTTATGGAGTTGGCGATCGCCTCAAAAATGAGATTGTCAAAGCAAATATTGTTCAGAAGATTGGTTATGCAATTACAGAACAACAAATCATTGATTTTTGTTCTCAAAGAATGGCAACTTACAAAATTCCTCGTGTGATTAAATTCGTCGATACAATTCCGAAAAACTCCACCGGGAAAGTGCTAAAGCGAGTGTTACGTCAGCAATCAACATCTCAGTTAGCTGTTGTGACTCATTAA
- a CDS encoding HAL/PAL/TAL family ammonia-lyase — MNTASLQQNITRSWPLPFIDTSDATVIIGDRSLTIDEVASVARYGTRASLTENADIIKGVQASCDYINNAVATGQPIYGVTSGFGGMAHVVVSREQAAELQTNLIWFLKSGAGRRLPLADVRAAMLLRANSHLYGASGIRLELIQRLETFLNAGVTPHVYEFGSIGASGDLVPLSYITGALIGLDSSFSVDFNGKEMDAPTALRQLGLPQLQLQPKEGLAMMNGTSVMTGIAANCVYDARVLLALAMGVHALAIQGLCGTNQSFHPFIHQRKPHPGQLWTANQMFSLLQGSHLIRDELDGKHEYRGQELIQDRYSLRCLPQYIGPIVDGVLQITKQIEVEMNSVTDNPLIDVENQASYHGGNFLGQYVGMGMDHLRYYIGLLAKHIDVQIALLVSPEFSNGLPPSLVGNPERKVNMGLKGLQISGNSIMPLLTFYGNSLADRFPTHAEQFNQNINSQGYISATLARRSLDIFQNYLAIALMFGVQAVDLRTYKMAGHYDARQCLSPATVKLYTAVRQVIGQPPSSIRPYIWNDNEQSLDQHIAQISTDIATGGLIVQAVSDILSSLKSI, encoded by the coding sequence ATGAATACAGCATCTTTACAACAAAACATTACGCGTTCTTGGCCACTACCCTTCATTGACACTTCAGATGCAACCGTAATTATAGGCGATCGCAGCCTCACAATCGATGAAGTTGCCAGCGTAGCCCGTTATGGCACACGAGCCAGCTTAACTGAAAATGCAGACATCATCAAAGGTGTCCAAGCATCCTGTGATTACATTAACAACGCAGTTGCAACAGGCCAGCCTATATACGGCGTAACTTCTGGCTTTGGTGGTATGGCTCACGTCGTCGTCTCCCGCGAACAAGCAGCCGAACTTCAAACCAACTTAATTTGGTTTCTTAAATCCGGCGCTGGAAGGAGATTACCTTTAGCAGATGTTCGCGCTGCCATGCTTTTACGTGCCAATTCCCATCTGTATGGTGCATCAGGTATCCGCCTAGAACTAATTCAGCGGCTCGAAACTTTCCTCAATGCTGGCGTTACACCCCACGTATATGAATTTGGCTCAATTGGTGCTAGTGGTGACTTAGTGCCGCTATCTTACATTACTGGTGCGCTCATCGGTCTAGATTCCAGCTTTAGCGTTGACTTCAATGGTAAAGAAATGGATGCGCCAACAGCGTTGCGTCAGCTGGGTTTGCCACAGTTGCAACTGCAACCTAAAGAAGGCTTGGCGATGATGAATGGCACTTCAGTTATGACAGGTATTGCAGCTAACTGTGTGTATGACGCTAGAGTTTTACTTGCATTAGCAATGGGTGTACATGCCTTAGCTATCCAAGGTTTATGCGGCACAAATCAATCTTTCCATCCATTTATCCATCAGCGCAAACCACATCCTGGTCAATTATGGACAGCGAACCAAATGTTTTCCCTGCTTCAGGGTTCACACTTAATCCGTGACGAATTAGATGGTAAACACGAATACCGTGGTCAAGAGCTAATCCAGGATCGTTACTCTCTGCGCTGCTTGCCGCAGTACATAGGGCCAATCGTTGACGGAGTATTGCAAATTACCAAGCAAATCGAGGTAGAAATGAACTCAGTCACCGACAACCCCTTGATTGATGTTGAGAACCAAGCTAGTTATCACGGCGGTAATTTTCTCGGACAGTATGTGGGTATGGGAATGGATCACCTACGTTATTATATTGGACTATTGGCTAAACATATCGATGTACAAATTGCCCTCCTGGTTTCACCAGAGTTTAGTAATGGACTACCACCTTCTTTAGTTGGCAACCCAGAACGTAAAGTCAATATGGGACTCAAAGGTTTGCAAATTAGTGGTAACTCGATTATGCCTTTGTTGACCTTCTATGGTAATTCTTTAGCCGATCGCTTTCCTACCCATGCTGAGCAATTTAATCAAAACATCAACAGCCAAGGATACATTTCTGCTACTTTAGCACGCCGTTCTCTAGATATCTTTCAGAATTATCTGGCGATCGCCCTGATGTTTGGAGTCCAAGCCGTTGACCTCCGTACATATAAAATGGCTGGTCATTACGACGCACGTCAATGTTTATCACCCGCCACTGTCAAATTATACACCGCAGTTCGTCAAGTCATCGGACAGCCACCGAGTTCTATACGTCCATACATCTGGAACGATAACGAGCAATCTTTAGATCAACATATTGCCCAAATTTCCACTGATATAGCTACTGGTGGTCTAATTGTGCAAGCAGTTAGTGATATTTTGTCAAGCTTAAAGTCAATCTAA
- a CDS encoding beta-ketoacyl-ACP synthase 3 — translation MKSLVRQGVVLTGTGSAVPEKYLDNYQLNQMVVTSDDWITTRTGISQRHLLSPQESLTTMATEAAQKAIEMAGIAPQNIDLIILATSTPDDLFGNAGLIQARLGATQAVAFDLTAACSGFVFGLVTAAQFMRTGAYQNVLLIGAEVLSRWVDWSDRRTCILFGDGAGAVVLQASEHDCLLGFQLHTNGTQNQHLKLEFQGQEKQLVDDIRIGQGTYQPISMNGQEVYRFAIQKVPEVIEKALYRAGLAIEQVDWLLMHQANRRILDAVAERLGIPNQKIISNLANYGNTSAASIPLALDEAVRRGQIKANDVVALAGFGAGLSWGAAIFEWGSLNS, via the coding sequence ATGAAATCCTTAGTAAGACAAGGTGTTGTTCTGACGGGGACTGGCTCTGCGGTTCCTGAAAAATATTTAGATAATTATCAACTCAATCAAATGGTAGTTACTTCTGATGATTGGATAACAACTCGTACAGGAATCAGCCAGCGCCATCTTCTTTCGCCTCAGGAGTCGCTCACAACTATGGCGACTGAAGCTGCTCAAAAAGCCATAGAAATGGCAGGTATAGCACCACAAAACATAGATTTAATTATTCTAGCTACATCTACCCCTGATGATTTATTTGGTAATGCCGGTCTCATTCAAGCTCGACTGGGAGCCACTCAAGCTGTAGCTTTTGATTTAACAGCAGCCTGTTCTGGTTTCGTGTTTGGTTTGGTAACTGCTGCCCAATTTATGCGTACTGGCGCTTATCAAAATGTTCTTCTCATCGGCGCTGAAGTACTTTCACGGTGGGTAGATTGGTCTGACCGACGTACCTGTATTCTATTTGGTGATGGAGCAGGTGCAGTGGTTCTCCAAGCAAGTGAACATGATTGTCTTTTGGGTTTTCAACTTCATACTAATGGTACGCAAAATCAGCATTTAAAATTGGAGTTCCAAGGGCAAGAAAAACAACTAGTTGATGATATCCGGATTGGACAAGGCACATATCAACCCATTTCCATGAACGGACAAGAAGTTTACCGCTTTGCCATTCAAAAAGTCCCGGAAGTTATTGAAAAGGCACTATATCGGGCAGGTTTAGCTATTGAGCAGGTAGACTGGCTATTAATGCATCAGGCCAATCGGCGGATTTTGGATGCTGTAGCTGAACGTTTAGGCATCCCTAATCAAAAAATCATCAGCAACTTAGCAAATTATGGAAATACCTCTGCTGCTTCAATTCCTTTGGCTTTGGATGAAGCTGTTCGCCGTGGGCAAATTAAAGCAAATGATGTCGTGGCTTTAGCTGGGTTTGGAGCCGGACTTTCTTGGGGTGCTGCCATTTTTGAGTGGGGTTCTCTTAATTCGTAA
- the fabF gene encoding beta-ketoacyl-ACP synthase II, producing the protein MISKNLRRVVVTGMGAITPLGNTVKEYWDGLIAGRSGIDAITHFDASLHNCKIAGEVRDFDPHDYLERKDAKHISRFAQFAVCASMQAIANAEFKINDSNATQVGIIIGNGIGGLQVIEEQQKIFLTQGPKRCSPFTIPMTISNIAAGLTAIHTGAKGPNYCTVTACAAGSNAIGEAFRLIQTGQVQAMICGGTEAAITPLCIAAFSSAKTLSNRNEEPTRASRPFDKERNGFVMGEGAGILLIEDLEHAIRRGATHIYAEIVGYGLTCDAYHITTPTPSGEGATRAMELALKDARLFPNEVSYINAHGTSTIANDATETLAIKQALGNRALEIPISSTKSMTGHLLGASGGIEAIATVLTVGLDVIPPTINLDQPDPKCDLDYVPHTSRNQRVDIALSNSFGFGGHNVSLAFKKFED; encoded by the coding sequence ATGATTAGCAAAAATTTAAGACGGGTTGTAGTTACAGGTATGGGAGCTATTACCCCTTTAGGCAATACGGTGAAGGAGTATTGGGACGGGTTGATTGCTGGACGCAGTGGTATTGATGCGATTACCCACTTTGACGCTTCTTTGCATAATTGTAAAATTGCAGGTGAAGTTAGGGACTTTGACCCTCATGACTATTTAGAACGCAAAGATGCCAAGCATATATCTCGTTTTGCTCAATTTGCTGTTTGTGCAAGTATGCAAGCGATCGCTAATGCTGAATTTAAAATTAACGACTCCAATGCTACTCAAGTTGGCATCATTATAGGCAACGGCATCGGCGGTTTGCAAGTTATCGAAGAGCAGCAAAAAATCTTTCTAACTCAAGGGCCTAAACGCTGTAGTCCTTTTACAATTCCCATGACAATCTCTAACATCGCAGCGGGACTGACAGCAATTCATACAGGAGCTAAAGGGCCAAATTACTGCACTGTTACAGCTTGTGCTGCTGGTTCTAATGCCATCGGAGAGGCTTTTCGCTTAATTCAAACAGGTCAAGTTCAGGCAATGATTTGTGGTGGTACAGAAGCAGCAATTACACCTTTATGTATAGCTGCCTTCAGTTCTGCTAAAACCCTTTCAAATAGAAATGAAGAACCTACCCGTGCCTCTCGTCCCTTTGATAAAGAACGAAATGGCTTCGTTATGGGAGAAGGAGCAGGTATTTTACTTATAGAAGATTTAGAACACGCTATCCGCCGGGGAGCTACTCATATTTATGCAGAGATTGTCGGTTATGGTTTAACTTGTGATGCTTACCATATAACTACTCCAACTCCTAGCGGCGAGGGAGCAACCAGAGCTATGGAACTAGCCTTAAAAGATGCGAGGTTGTTCCCCAACGAAGTAAGTTATATTAATGCTCACGGTACTAGCACTATAGCTAACGATGCCACAGAAACTTTAGCTATTAAACAAGCTTTAGGAAATCGTGCCCTCGAAATTCCCATTAGTTCTACAAAATCGATGACTGGCCATCTTTTGGGGGCTTCTGGAGGCATTGAAGCTATTGCAACAGTCTTAACTGTAGGTCTTGATGTTATTCCACCAACAATCAATTTAGACCAACCAGACCCAAAATGTGACTTGGATTATGTTCCCCACACAAGCCGAAATCAAAGAGTAGATATTGCTCTTTCTAACTCTTTTGGCTTTGGAGGTCATAATGTCTCTTTGGCTTTCAAAAAATTTGAAGATTAA
- the acpP gene encoding acyl carrier protein translates to MTRQEIFNKVQIVVSEELANEQQKITPEANLTLDLGADYLDLIAVFQALEDAFNTRIPAQEAKQLLTVQQVVNYIGQKVIF, encoded by the coding sequence ATGACAAGACAAGAAATATTTAATAAAGTTCAAATTGTTGTTTCAGAAGAGTTAGCAAATGAACAACAAAAAATTACACCTGAAGCTAATCTCACTTTAGATTTAGGAGCAGATTACTTAGATTTAATCGCAGTATTTCAAGCATTAGAAGATGCTTTCAATACAAGAATACCTGCTCAAGAAGCAAAGCAACTTTTAACAGTACAACAAGTTGTAAATTACATTGGTCAGAAAGTTATTTTTTGA
- a CDS encoding 3-deoxy-7-phosphoheptulonate synthase produces MRISNLLNTNIESSMVLMTPMQIKQQLPSNEVAAETVLHGRQAIQNILDGRDSRKFVIVGPCSIHDFKATLEYAQRLKILANQVKDELLIVMRVYFEKPRTTVGWKGLINDPDLDGSFNIQKGLFTARKLLLKIAELGLPAATEALDPVTPQYFSDLISWAAIGARTIESQTHREMASGLSMPIGFKNGTDGNIQVALDAIQSANKSHHFLGIDQTGQVCTFKAKGNIYSHIILRGGNGKPNFDAPTVAWVDKKLEGLKLPQRIVIDCSHGNSYKDHKLQATVFNNILQQIVDGNKSIAGMMLESNLYEGNQKIPTDLKKLQYGVSVTDKCINWEETESIILSAHQKLKTNRNTALQTSGIFASENHALSLLTIVR; encoded by the coding sequence ATGAGAATTAGCAATTTACTTAACACTAATATCGAATCTTCAATGGTTTTAATGACTCCAATGCAGATTAAGCAGCAACTACCTTCAAACGAAGTTGCTGCCGAAACTGTATTGCATGGTAGACAAGCTATCCAAAATATTTTGGATGGTAGAGATTCCCGGAAATTTGTTATTGTAGGTCCTTGTTCTATCCACGATTTCAAGGCTACTTTAGAATATGCACAAAGATTAAAAATTCTTGCCAATCAAGTCAAAGATGAACTATTGATTGTGATGAGAGTTTACTTTGAAAAACCTAGAACAACTGTAGGATGGAAAGGATTAATTAATGACCCAGACTTAGATGGTTCTTTTAATATTCAAAAAGGTTTATTTACAGCACGTAAATTACTCCTCAAAATCGCTGAACTAGGATTACCTGCTGCTACAGAAGCTTTAGATCCTGTAACACCTCAATATTTTTCTGATTTAATTTCTTGGGCTGCAATTGGCGCACGCACTATTGAATCTCAAACCCATCGGGAAATGGCAAGTGGCTTATCTATGCCAATAGGTTTTAAAAATGGTACTGACGGTAACATTCAAGTTGCTCTTGATGCCATTCAATCAGCTAATAAATCCCATCATTTTTTAGGAATTGACCAAACTGGCCAAGTCTGTACTTTTAAAGCAAAAGGAAATATCTATAGTCATATAATTTTACGTGGAGGAAATGGTAAACCTAATTTTGATGCGCCTACTGTAGCTTGGGTAGATAAAAAGTTAGAAGGACTCAAATTACCTCAAAGAATTGTCATAGATTGTAGTCATGGCAATTCTTATAAAGATCACAAGTTACAGGCTACAGTCTTTAATAATATTCTTCAACAAATTGTAGATGGCAATAAATCTATTGCTGGCATGATGTTGGAGTCGAATCTGTATGAAGGTAATCAAAAGATTCCTACAGATCTGAAAAAACTACAGTATGGCGTGTCTGTTACAGACAAATGTATTAATTGGGAAGAAACAGAATCTATCATTTTATCTGCTCATCAAAAACTTAAAACAAATAGAAATACTGCACTGCAAACTTCTGGAATATTTGCATCTGAAAATCATGCTCTAAGCTTGTTGACAATTGTAAGATAG
- a CDS encoding thioesterase II family protein, translating into MIDTSKWIVRYQSRPKVRLRLFCLPYAGGSASIYRQWSELLPSDIEVCPIQLPGRENRSKEPLFNHVTPLVQSLLPVLRPYLDLPYAFFGHSMGALISFELARQIHNQRYPEPQHLFVSSRRSPHISASNTPIHQLPEAAFWEELLLYGGVPDALLQNPQIAKFFLPLLRADFAIHETYKYTPGVRFNFPITAFGGLQDKKVESEEIMAWREMTNSDFDLHLFPGNHFFIRQEYHQILSIIAQDLNRKIAA; encoded by the coding sequence ATGATTGACACCAGCAAATGGATTGTCCGCTATCAATCCCGCCCTAAAGTTCGTCTACGCTTATTTTGCTTGCCTTACGCTGGAGGTAGTGCTTCTATATATCGTCAATGGTCAGAGCTATTACCGTCAGATATTGAAGTTTGTCCTATACAACTTCCTGGACGAGAAAACAGATCAAAAGAACCTCTTTTCAATCACGTTACGCCACTTGTTCAAAGCCTATTACCAGTATTACGTCCTTATCTAGATCTTCCTTATGCTTTTTTTGGTCATAGTATGGGAGCCTTAATCAGCTTTGAATTAGCTCGTCAAATCCACAATCAACGTTATCCTGAACCTCAACATTTATTTGTTTCCAGTCGTCGTTCTCCTCATATTTCTGCTTCAAATACTCCCATCCATCAACTACCTGAAGCCGCTTTTTGGGAAGAACTTCTTTTATATGGTGGTGTTCCAGATGCGCTGCTACAAAATCCTCAAATAGCAAAGTTTTTTCTACCGCTTTTGCGAGCAGATTTCGCTATCCATGAAACATATAAATATACTCCAGGTGTGCGATTTAATTTTCCTATCACTGCCTTTGGAGGTTTACAGGATAAAAAAGTTGAATCTGAAGAAATCATGGCTTGGCGAGAAATGACTAACAGCGATTTTGACTTACACTTATTTCCTGGCAATCACTTCTTTATTCGCCAAGAATACCATCAAATTTTGTCAATCATAGCACAAGATCTGAATAGAAAAATTGCAGCCTAA